In the Mesorhizobium sp. genome, one interval contains:
- the fusA gene encoding elongation factor G codes for MAREYKIEDYRNFGIMAHIDAGKTTTTERVLYYTGKSHKIGEVHDGAATMDWMEQEQERGITITSAATTTFWKARDGKLRRFNIIDTPGHVDFTIEVERSLRVLDGAIALLDANAGVEPQTETVWRQADKYRVPRMIFCNKMDKIGADFYRSVEMIGSRLGAQAVVMQLPIGAENEFKGVVDLIEMNALVWRDESLGAAWDVVEIPADLKAKAEEYREKLIEAAVEMDDEAMNNYLEGNLPSNDEIRALIRKGTIAVKFFPMFCGSAFKNKGVQPLLDAVVDFLPSPVDVPAIKGIDPKTEAEIERHADDAEPLSMLAFKIMNDPFVGSLTFCRIYSGKLSKGVSLDNTVKGKKERIGRMLQMHANSREDIEEAFAGDIVALAGLKETTTGDTLCDPLKPVILERMEFPEPVIQIAIEPKTKGDQEKMGQALYRLAAEDPSFRVKTDEESGQTIIAGMGELHLDIIVDRMRREFKVEATVGAPQVAYRETITRRTEEDYTHKKQTGGTGQFARVKLIFEPNPDGDDFIFESKIVGGAVPKEYIPGVEKGIQSVLSSGPVAGFPMLGVKATLIDGAFHDVDSSVLAFEIASRACFKEAAKKAGAQLLEPIMKVEVVTPEDYVGNVIGDLNARRGQIQGQESRGVAVVVNAMVPLANMFKYVDNLRSMSQGRAQYTMQFDHYEPVPTAVAQEIQKKYA; via the coding sequence ATGGCCCGCGAATACAAAATCGAAGACTACCGAAATTTCGGTATCATGGCGCATATCGACGCCGGCAAGACGACGACCACCGAGCGCGTCCTCTATTATACCGGCAAGTCGCACAAGATCGGCGAAGTCCACGACGGCGCTGCCACCATGGACTGGATGGAGCAGGAGCAGGAACGCGGCATCACCATCACGTCGGCCGCGACCACGACCTTCTGGAAGGCGCGGGACGGCAAGCTGCGTCGTTTCAATATCATCGACACCCCCGGCCACGTTGACTTCACCATTGAAGTCGAGCGCTCGCTGCGCGTTCTCGACGGCGCGATCGCGCTGCTCGACGCCAATGCCGGTGTGGAGCCGCAGACCGAGACCGTGTGGCGCCAGGCGGACAAGTACCGCGTGCCGCGCATGATCTTCTGCAACAAGATGGACAAGATCGGCGCCGACTTCTACCGCTCGGTCGAGATGATCGGCTCGCGCCTCGGCGCGCAGGCCGTCGTCATGCAGCTGCCGATCGGCGCCGAGAACGAGTTCAAGGGCGTCGTCGACCTGATCGAGATGAACGCGCTGGTCTGGCGCGACGAGTCGCTGGGCGCTGCCTGGGACGTGGTCGAGATCCCGGCCGACCTCAAGGCGAAGGCCGAAGAGTATCGCGAGAAGCTCATCGAAGCCGCCGTCGAGATGGACGACGAGGCGATGAACAATTATCTCGAGGGCAATCTGCCGTCGAACGACGAGATCCGCGCGCTGATCCGCAAGGGCACGATCGCGGTCAAGTTCTTCCCGATGTTCTGCGGCTCGGCCTTCAAGAACAAGGGCGTTCAGCCGCTGCTCGACGCCGTCGTCGACTTCCTGCCGTCGCCGGTCGACGTGCCTGCGATCAAGGGCATCGACCCGAAGACCGAGGCCGAGATCGAACGCCATGCCGACGATGCCGAGCCGCTGTCGATGCTGGCCTTCAAGATCATGAACGATCCCTTCGTCGGTTCGCTCACCTTCTGCCGCATCTATTCCGGCAAACTCAGCAAGGGTGTGTCGCTCGACAACACGGTCAAGGGCAAGAAAGAGCGCATCGGCCGCATGCTGCAGATGCACGCGAACTCGCGTGAGGACATCGAAGAGGCGTTCGCCGGCGACATCGTCGCGCTCGCCGGTCTCAAGGAGACCACCACCGGCGATACGCTGTGCGATCCGCTGAAGCCCGTCATCCTGGAGCGCATGGAGTTCCCGGAGCCGGTCATTCAGATCGCCATCGAGCCGAAGACCAAGGGCGACCAGGAGAAGATGGGCCAGGCGCTCTATCGTCTGGCGGCCGAGGATCCCTCCTTCCGCGTCAAGACCGACGAGGAGAGCGGCCAGACCATCATCGCCGGCATGGGCGAGTTGCACCTCGACATCATCGTCGACCGCATGCGCCGCGAGTTCAAGGTCGAGGCCACGGTCGGCGCTCCGCAGGTTGCGTATCGCGAGACCATCACGCGCCGCACGGAAGAGGACTACACGCACAAGAAGCAGACCGGCGGCACGGGCCAGTTCGCCCGCGTCAAGTTGATCTTCGAGCCGAATCCGGACGGCGACGATTTCATCTTCGAGTCGAAGATCGTCGGCGGCGCGGTGCCGAAGGAATACATCCCCGGCGTCGAGAAGGGCATCCAGAGCGTCCTGTCGTCGGGTCCGGTTGCCGGCTTCCCGATGCTCGGCGTCAAGGCGACGCTGATCGACGGTGCCTTCCACGACGTCGACTCCTCGGTTCTGGCGTTCGAAATCGCGTCCCGCGCGTGCTTCAAGGAAGCGGCGAAGAAGGCCGGCGCCCAGCTGCTCGAGCCGATCATGAAGGTCGAGGTCGTGACGCCGGAAGACTACGTCGGCAACGTCATCGGCGATCTCAACGCCCGTCGCGGGCAGATCCAGGGTCAGGAATCGCGCGGCGTCGCCGTCGTGGTCAACGCCATGGTGCCGCTCGCGAACATGTTCAAATACGTCGACAATCTGCGCTCGATGTCGCAGGGCCGCGCCCAGTACACGATGCAGTTCGACCACTACGAGCCTGTGCCGACGGCAGTCGCGCAGGAAATCCAGAAGAAATACGCATAG
- a CDS encoding transcriptional regulator produces the protein MNDNDQPHVTILTGRAFRRKGGKAEGIHIFLVAPDDDTAVKMALQALASEGYAEAELDQIGDMDGMPEEEPHASAYQGALEGEVAIVTFDDF, from the coding sequence ATGAACGACAATGACCAGCCGCATGTGACGATACTCACCGGCCGGGCGTTCCGGCGCAAAGGCGGCAAGGCCGAGGGCATTCATATCTTCCTCGTCGCGCCGGACGACGACACCGCGGTCAAGATGGCGCTGCAGGCGCTCGCAAGCGAGGGCTATGCCGAGGCGGAGCTCGACCAGATCGGCGACATGGATGGAATGCCCGAGGAAGAGCCTCACGCCTCCGCCTACCAGGGCGCGCTGGAGGGCGAGGTTGCGATCGTCACCTTCGACGACTTCTGA
- the rpsG gene encoding 30S ribosomal protein S7, translating to MSRRHSAEKREINPDPKFGDLVVTKFMNAVMMHGKKSVAETIVYGALDQVQAKTKQEPVAVFHQALDNVAPHVEVRSRRVGGATYQVPVDVRTERRQALAIRWLISAARNRNETTMVDRLSGELLDAANNRGTAVKKREDTHRMAEANRAFAHYRW from the coding sequence ATGTCCCGACGCCATTCTGCTGAGAAACGCGAGATCAACCCGGACCCGAAGTTCGGCGATCTCGTCGTCACGAAATTCATGAACGCCGTGATGATGCACGGCAAGAAATCCGTCGCCGAGACGATCGTCTACGGCGCGCTCGACCAGGTCCAGGCCAAGACCAAGCAGGAGCCGGTCGCCGTCTTCCATCAGGCGCTCGACAACGTCGCGCCGCATGTCGAAGTCCGTTCCCGCCGCGTCGGTGGCGCCACCTACCAGGTTCCGGTCGACGTCCGCACCGAGCGCCGCCAGGCGCTGGCTATCCGCTGGCTGATCTCCGCCGCGCGTAACCGCAACGAGACCACGATGGTCGACCGCCTCTCGGGCGAGCTCCTCGACGCCGCCAACAATCGCGGTACCGCCGTGAAGAAGCGCGAGGACACCCACCGCATGGCCGAGGCCAACCGCGCGTTCGCGCACTACCGCTGGTAA
- the rplC gene encoding 50S ribosomal protein L3, translating into MRSGVIAQKLGMTRVYNDAGEHVPVTVLRMENCQVVAQRTQEKNGYTAVQLGVGLAKVKNTAKAQRGQFAAATVEPKAKVAEFRVSPENLLEVGSEITVDHFVPGQKVDVTGTSIGKGFQGVIKRHNFGGGRATHGNSVSHRTHGSTGQRQDPGKVFKGKKMAGHMGNTRVTTQNVEVVSTDVDRGLILIRGAVPGSKGAWIMVRDAVKSALPDNAPKPAAVRKNGAAEKGAE; encoded by the coding sequence ATGCGTTCAGGTGTGATTGCACAGAAGTTGGGGATGACCCGCGTCTACAACGATGCGGGCGAGCATGTGCCCGTGACGGTTCTCCGCATGGAGAACTGCCAGGTGGTGGCGCAGCGCACCCAGGAGAAGAACGGCTACACCGCGGTGCAGCTCGGCGTCGGCCTCGCCAAGGTCAAGAACACGGCGAAGGCCCAGCGCGGCCAGTTCGCCGCCGCGACCGTCGAGCCGAAAGCCAAGGTGGCGGAGTTCCGCGTCAGCCCGGAGAACCTGCTCGAGGTTGGGTCCGAGATCACCGTGGATCATTTCGTCCCCGGCCAGAAGGTCGACGTGACGGGCACCTCGATCGGCAAGGGCTTCCAGGGCGTCATCAAGCGCCACAATTTCGGCGGCGGCCGTGCCACCCACGGTAACTCCGTGTCGCACCGCACGCACGGCTCGACCGGTCAGCGCCAGGACCCCGGCAAGGTGTTCAAGGGCAAGAAGATGGCCGGCCACATGGGCAACACGCGCGTCACGACGCAGAACGTCGAGGTCGTTTCGACCGACGTCGACCGCGGCCTGATCCTGATCCGCGGCGCGGTTCCGGGATCCAAGGGCGCCTGGATCATGGTGCGCGACGCCGTCAAGTCCGCGCTGCCCGACAATGCACCGAAGCCGGCAGCCGTCCGCAAGAACGGCGCCGCTGAGAAGGGGGCCGAATAA
- the rpoC gene encoding DNA-directed RNA polymerase subunit beta' codes for MYRSSPYDRGSLMADFDSIRISLASPEKIRSWSHGEVTKPETINYRTFKPERDGLFCARIFGPTADWECICGKYKRMKHRGVICDKCGVEVTLSRVRRERLGHIELASPCSHVWFFKGLPSRIGYLLDITLRDLERVLYFEAFVVVDPGEVAALSLGEVITDERKRQLDSEFPGQYVAMMGAEGIKELLKKVDVEALSVDIREKMKTEQSQQKKLKYAKRLRVTESFRKSGNKPEWMILDVLPVIPPELRPLVPLDGGRFATSDLNDLYRRVINRNNRLKKLIELHAPDVIVRNEKRMLQEAVDALFDNGRRGRVITGANKRPLKSLSDMLKGKQGRFRQNLLGKRVDYSGRSVIVTGPELKLHQCGLPKKMALELFKPFIYARLDAKGYSSTVKQAKKLVEKEKPEVWDILDEVIREHPVLLNRAPTLHRLGIQAFEPTLIEGKAIQLHPLVCTAFNADFDGDQMAVHVPLSLEAQLEARVLMMSTNNILHPASGAPIIVPSQDMVLGLYYLSILNQNEPGEGMVFADMGELHHAIETRAVTLHTKIKGRFKTVDKDGNPVSKIYETTPGRMIIGELLPKNVNVPFDICNQEMTKKNISKMIDTVYRHCGQKETVIFCDRIMSLGFSHACRAGISFGKDDMLIPETKAKLVADTETLAKEYEQQYNDGLITQGEKYNKVVDAWAKCSEKVAEEMMARIKKVEFDDTGRQRPMNSIYMMSHSGARGSPTQMRQLAGMRGLMAKPSGEIIETPIISNFKEGLTVLEYFNSTHGARKGLADTALKTANSGYLTRRLVDVAQDCIVNKVDCGTDKGLTMQPIVDAGQVVASLGQRILGRTALEDITHPVSGELIVKGGSLMDERDIERIEKAGIQTVRIRSALTCEVKVGVCAVCYGRDLARGTPVNIGEAVGVIAAQSIGEPGTQLTMRTFHMGGAAQVADQSFLEASYEGTVQTRNRSVVRNSDGNLVVMGRNMAIVILDEAGKERATHRVTYGSRLYVDDGDKVKRGQRISEWDPYTRPVLTEVEGRVAFEDLVDGISVQETADESTGITKREVIDWRSTPRGSDLKPAIVVQDAKGKIAKLAKGGDARFQLSVEAILSVEPGATVRPGDVLARIPMESAKTKDITGGLPRVAELFEARRPKDHAIIAEVDGTVRLGRDYKNKRRIIIEPHDSSLEPVEYLIPKGKPFHLQEGDVIEKGDYILDGNPAPHDILAIKGVEALASYLVNEIQEVYRLQGVVINDKHIEVIVRQMLQKIEITDQGDSVYIPGDHVDVIEFDEVNDKLVDAGKRPAQGQPVLLGITKASLQTPSFISAASFQETTRVLTEAAVAGKTDTLQGLKENVIVGRLIPAGTGGTMSQIRRIATSRDELILDERRKASGVAVADQMLTDMTAAE; via the coding sequence ATGTACAGATCCAGCCCCTATGATCGCGGCAGCCTGATGGCCGATTTCGATTCGATTCGCATCAGTCTCGCCTCTCCGGAAAAGATCCGTTCCTGGTCGCACGGCGAAGTCACCAAGCCGGAGACCATCAATTACCGCACCTTCAAACCAGAACGCGACGGCCTGTTTTGCGCCCGCATCTTCGGCCCCACCGCCGATTGGGAATGCATCTGCGGCAAGTACAAACGCATGAAGCACCGCGGTGTCATCTGCGACAAGTGCGGCGTCGAAGTCACCCTCTCGCGCGTCCGCCGCGAACGCCTCGGCCACATCGAACTCGCCAGCCCCTGCTCCCATGTCTGGTTCTTCAAAGGCCTCCCCTCGCGCATCGGCTACCTGCTCGATATCACCCTTCGCGACCTCGAACGCGTTCTCTACTTCGAAGCCTTCGTCGTCGTCGATCCCGGTGAAGTCGCCGCCCTGTCCCTCGGCGAAGTCATCACCGACGAACGCAAACGCCAGCTTGATTCCGAATTCCCCGGCCAGTACGTCGCCATGATGGGCGCCGAAGGCATCAAGGAACTCCTCAAAAAGGTTGACGTCGAAGCTCTCTCGGTCGATATCCGCGAGAAGATGAAGACCGAGCAGTCCCAGCAGAAGAAGCTCAAATACGCCAAGCGCCTCCGCGTCACCGAGAGCTTCCGCAAGTCCGGCAACAAGCCCGAATGGATGATCCTCGACGTCCTCCCGGTCATCCCCCCCGAACTCCGGCCCCTCGTCCCCCTCGATGGCGGCCGCTTCGCCACCTCCGATCTCAATGACCTTTACCGGCGCGTCATCAACCGCAATAACCGCCTCAAAAAGCTCATCGAACTCCACGCCCCCGACGTCATCGTCCGCAACGAGAAGCGCATGCTGCAGGAGGCCGTCGACGCCCTGTTCGACAACGGCCGCCGCGGCCGCGTCATCACCGGCGCCAACAAGCGGCCGCTGAAGTCGCTGTCCGACATGCTGAAGGGCAAGCAGGGCCGCTTCCGCCAGAACCTGCTCGGCAAGCGCGTCGACTATTCGGGCCGTTCGGTCATCGTCACCGGTCCGGAGCTGAAGCTTCATCAGTGCGGTCTGCCGAAGAAGATGGCGCTCGAACTGTTCAAGCCGTTCATCTACGCCCGCCTCGACGCGAAGGGTTATTCGTCGACCGTCAAGCAGGCCAAGAAGCTGGTCGAGAAGGAGAAGCCGGAGGTCTGGGATATCCTCGACGAGGTTATCCGCGAACATCCGGTGCTGCTCAACCGCGCGCCGACCCTGCACCGTCTCGGCATCCAGGCATTCGAGCCGACCCTGATTGAGGGCAAGGCGATCCAGCTTCATCCGCTGGTCTGCACCGCCTTCAACGCGGACTTCGACGGCGACCAGATGGCGGTCCACGTGCCACTGTCGCTGGAGGCCCAGCTCGAAGCCCGTGTCTTGATGATGTCGACCAACAACATCCTGCATCCCGCGTCCGGCGCGCCGATCATCGTGCCGTCGCAGGACATGGTGCTCGGCCTCTACTATCTCTCGATCCTCAACCAGAACGAACCGGGCGAGGGGATGGTTTTCGCCGATATGGGCGAACTGCACCACGCGATCGAGACCAGGGCGGTGACCCTGCACACCAAGATCAAGGGCCGGTTCAAGACCGTCGACAAGGACGGAAACCCGGTCTCGAAGATCTATGAGACGACGCCCGGGCGCATGATCATCGGCGAACTGCTGCCGAAGAATGTCAACGTGCCGTTCGACATCTGCAATCAGGAGATGACCAAGAAGAACATCTCCAAGATGATCGACACCGTCTACCGCCACTGCGGCCAGAAGGAGACGGTGATCTTCTGCGACCGCATTATGTCGCTGGGCTTCAGCCATGCCTGCCGCGCCGGCATCTCGTTCGGCAAGGACGACATGCTGATCCCAGAGACCAAGGCCAAGCTCGTCGCCGACACGGAGACGCTCGCGAAGGAATACGAGCAGCAGTACAATGACGGCCTGATCACGCAGGGCGAGAAGTACAACAAGGTGGTCGACGCCTGGGCGAAGTGCTCGGAGAAGGTCGCCGAGGAGATGATGGCCCGCATCAAGAAGGTCGAGTTCGACGACACCGGCCGCCAGCGGCCGATGAACTCGATCTATATGATGTCGCACTCGGGTGCGCGCGGTTCGCCCACCCAGATGCGCCAGCTTGCCGGCATGCGCGGCCTGATGGCCAAGCCGTCGGGCGAGATCATCGAGACGCCGATCATTTCCAACTTCAAGGAAGGCCTGACCGTTCTCGAATACTTCAACTCGACCCACGGCGCCCGAAAGGGCTTGGCGGATACCGCGCTCAAGACGGCGAACTCGGGCTATCTGACCCGCCGCCTGGTCGACGTGGCGCAGGATTGCATCGTCAACAAGGTCGACTGCGGCACCGACAAGGGCCTCACCATGCAGCCGATCGTCGATGCGGGCCAGGTCGTGGCCTCGCTCGGCCAGCGCATCCTCGGCCGCACCGCGCTCGAAGACATCACGCATCCGGTCTCCGGCGAGCTTATCGTCAAGGGCGGCTCGCTGATGGACGAGCGCGACATCGAAAGGATCGAGAAGGCTGGCATCCAGACGGTGCGCATCCGCTCGGCACTCACCTGCGAGGTCAAGGTCGGCGTCTGCGCGGTCTGCTACGGTCGCGACCTTGCACGCGGCACGCCGGTCAACATCGGCGAGGCCGTCGGGGTCATCGCGGCGCAGTCGATCGGCGAGCCGGGCACCCAGCTCACCATGCGTACCTTCCACATGGGCGGCGCGGCGCAGGTCGCCGACCAGTCCTTCCTGGAAGCCTCGTACGAGGGCACTGTGCAGACCCGCAACCGCTCGGTCGTCCGCAACTCGGACGGCAATCTCGTGGTCATGGGCCGCAACATGGCGATCGTCATCCTCGACGAGGCCGGCAAGGAGCGCGCTACGCACCGCGTCACCTACGGTTCGCGTCTCTATGTCGACGATGGCGACAAGGTGAAGCGCGGCCAGCGCATCTCCGAGTGGGATCCCTACACCCGCCCGGTGCTCACCGAGGTCGAGGGCCGCGTCGCGTTCGAAGACCTGGTCGACGGCATCTCGGTGCAGGAGACGGCGGACGAATCGACCGGCATCACCAAGCGCGAGGTCATCGACTGGCGTTCGACGCCGCGCGGTTCGGATCTCAAGCCGGCGATCGTGGTGCAGGACGCCAAGGGCAAGATCGCCAAGCTCGCCAAGGGCGGCGATGCACGTTTCCAGCTGTCGGTCGAGGCCATCCTCTCCGTCGAGCCGGGTGCAACCGTCCGTCCGGGCGACGTCCTGGCGCGTATCCCGATGGAAAGCGCGAAGACGAAGGACATTACGGGTGGTCTGCCGCGCGTGGCCGAGCTCTTCGAGGCACGCCGCCCGAAGGATCACGCCATCATCGCGGAAGTCGACGGCACGGTGCGTCTGGGGCGCGACTACAAGAACAAGCGCCGCATCATCATCGAGCCGCACGATTCCTCGCTCGAGCCGGTCGAATACCTCATCCCGAAGGGCAAGCCGTTCCATCTCCAGGAAGGCGACGTCATCGAGAAGGGCGACTACATCCTCGATGGCAACCCGGCTCCGCACGACATCCTGGCGATCAAGGGCGTAGAGGCTCTGGCCTCCTACCTCGTCAACGAGATCCAGGAGGTCTACCGGCTGCAGGGCGTGGTGATCAACGACAAGCACATCGAGGTCATCGTCCGGCAGATGCTGCAGAAGATCGAGATCACCGACCAGGGCGATTCCGTCTACATCCCGGGCGACCATGTCGACGTGATCGAGTTCGACGAGGTCAACGACAAGCTGGTCGACGCCGGCAAGCGTCCGGCCCAGGGTCAGCCGGTGCTGCTCGGCATCACCAAGGCCTCGCTGCAGACGCCGTCCTTCATCTCGGCGGCGTCCTTCCAGGAGACCACCCGCGTGTTGACCGAGGCCGCCGTGGCCGGCAAGACCGACACGCTGCAGGGCCTGAAGGAGAACGTCATCGTCGGCCGTCTCATCCCGGCCGGCACGGGCGGAACGATGAGCCAGATTCGGCGCATCGCGACCTCGCGCGACGAACTCATCCTCGACGAACGCCGCAAGGCGTCCGGCGTGGCGGTCGCCGACCAGATGCTGACGGACATGACCGCCGCCGAATAG
- the rpsL gene encoding 30S ribosomal protein S12, whose translation MPTVNQLIRKPRIAPVKRNKVPAMQANPQKRGVCTRVYTTTPKKPNSALRKVAKIRLVNGFEVIGYIPGEGHNLQEHSVVMIRGGRVKDLPGVRYHIIRGVLDTQGVKNRKQRRSKYGAKRPK comes from the coding sequence ATGCCTACAGTAAACCAGTTGATCCGCAAGCCGCGCATAGCGCCGGTCAAGCGCAACAAGGTTCCGGCGATGCAGGCCAACCCGCAGAAGCGCGGCGTTTGCACTCGCGTCTACACGACGACCCCGAAGAAGCCGAACTCGGCGCTGCGCAAGGTTGCGAAGATCCGCCTGGTCAATGGCTTCGAGGTCATCGGCTATATTCCCGGCGAAGGCCACAACCTTCAGGAACACTCGGTCGTCATGATCCGCGGCGGCCGCGTCAAGGACCTTCCGGGCGTCCGCTATCACATCATTCGCGGCGTGCTCGACACGCAGGGCGTGAAGAACCGCAAGCAGCGCCGCTCCAAGTATGGCGCGAAGCGTCCGAAGTGA
- a CDS encoding 50S ribosomal protein L23: MTDLRHYDVIVSPAITEKSTMASEQNQVVFNVAKKATKPEIKAAVEALFGVKVVGVNTLVRKGKVKRFRGTVGQLSDVKRAIVTLKDGDSIDVTTGL, from the coding sequence ATGACCGATCTCCGTCACTACGACGTGATCGTCTCGCCGGCGATTACCGAAAAGTCGACCATGGCCTCGGAGCAGAACCAGGTCGTCTTCAACGTCGCGAAAAAGGCGACGAAGCCCGAGATCAAGGCGGCGGTCGAAGCGCTGTTCGGCGTCAAGGTCGTCGGCGTTAATACGCTCGTGCGCAAGGGCAAGGTCAAGCGCTTCCGCGGCACGGTCGGTCAGCTGAGCGACGTCAAGCGGGCGATCGTCACGCTGAAGGACGGCGACTCGATCGACGTCACCACCGGCCTGTAA
- the tuf gene encoding elongation factor Tu: protein MAKSKFERTKPHVNIGTIGHVDHGKTSLTAAITKYFGEFKAYDQIDAAPEEKARGITISTAHVEYETASRHYAHVDCPGHADYVKNMITGAAQMDGAILVVSAADGPMPQTREHILLARQVGVPALVVFLNKVDLVDDAELLELVELEVRELLSKYEYPGDDIPMIKGSAVAALEDKDKKIGEDAIRELMAAVDAYIPTPERPIDKPFLMPIEDVFSISGRGTVVTGRVERGVVKVGEELEIVGIRPTTKTTCTGVEMFRKLLDQGQAGDNIGALLRGVDRDGVERGQVLAKPGTVKPHKKFAAEAYILTKEEGGRHTPFFTNYRPQFYFRTTDVTGIVTLPAGTEMVMPGDNVTVDVELIVPIAMEEKLRFAIREGGRTVGAGVVASIKE, encoded by the coding sequence ATGGCTAAGAGCAAGTTTGAGCGGACGAAGCCGCATGTGAACATCGGAACGATTGGTCACGTTGACCACGGCAAGACGTCGCTGACGGCTGCGATCACGAAGTATTTCGGTGAGTTCAAGGCGTATGACCAGATCGACGCGGCGCCTGAGGAGAAGGCGCGCGGCATCACGATCTCGACGGCGCATGTCGAATACGAGACGGCGTCGCGCCACTATGCGCATGTCGACTGCCCCGGCCACGCCGACTATGTGAAGAACATGATCACGGGTGCTGCGCAGATGGACGGCGCGATCCTGGTTGTGTCCGCGGCCGACGGCCCGATGCCGCAGACGCGCGAGCACATTCTTCTGGCCCGCCAGGTCGGCGTTCCGGCGCTGGTTGTGTTTTTGAACAAGGTCGATCTGGTCGACGACGCCGAGCTTCTGGAGCTGGTCGAGCTCGAGGTTCGCGAGCTTCTGTCGAAGTATGAGTATCCGGGCGACGACATTCCGATGATCAAGGGTTCGGCGGTGGCCGCTCTCGAGGACAAGGACAAGAAGATCGGCGAGGATGCGATCCGCGAGCTGATGGCGGCGGTGGATGCCTATATCCCGACGCCTGAGCGTCCGATCGACAAGCCGTTCCTGATGCCGATCGAGGACGTGTTCTCGATTTCGGGCCGCGGCACGGTGGTGACCGGTCGTGTTGAACGTGGTGTCGTCAAGGTCGGCGAGGAGCTCGAGATCGTCGGCATCCGTCCGACGACGAAGACGACCTGCACGGGCGTCGAGATGTTCCGCAAGCTGCTCGACCAGGGTCAGGCGGGCGACAATATCGGCGCGCTCCTGCGCGGTGTCGACCGCGACGGCGTCGAGCGCGGCCAGGTTCTGGCCAAGCCCGGCACGGTGAAGCCGCACAAGAAGTTCGCGGCCGAGGCCTATATCCTGACCAAGGAGGAGGGTGGCCGTCACACGCCGTTCTTCACCAACTACCGTCCGCAGTTCTATTTCCGCACGACGGACGTGACGGGGATCGTGACGCTTCCGGCGGGCACCGAGATGGTGATGCCGGGGGACAACGTGACAGTGGACGTCGAGCTGATCGTGCCGATCGCCATGGAGGAGAAGCTGCGCTTCGCCATCCGCGAAGGCGGCCGCACCGTCGGCGCCGGCGTCGTGGCCAGCATTAAAGAATAG
- the rpsJ gene encoding 30S ribosomal protein S10, whose product MNGQNIRIRLKAFDHRVLDASTREIVSTAKRTGANVRGPIPLPTRIEKFTVNRSPHIDKKSREQFEMRTHKRLLDIVDPTPQTVDALMKLDLAAGVDVEIKL is encoded by the coding sequence ATGAACGGACAAAATATCCGAATTCGCCTCAAGGCGTTTGACCATCGCGTGCTCGACGCTTCGACCCGTGAGATCGTGTCGACCGCGAAGCGCACCGGCGCCAACGTCCGGGGTCCGATCCCGCTGCCGACGCGGATCGAGAAGTTCACGGTCAACCGCTCGCCGCACATCGACAAGAAGTCGCGCGAGCAGTTCGAGATGCGGACCCACAAGCGGCTCCTCGACATCGTCGACCCGACGCCCCAGACCGTCGATGCTCTGATGAAGCTCGACCTGGCGGCAGGCGTGGACGTCGAAATCAAGCTCTGA
- the rplD gene encoding 50S ribosomal protein L4 produces the protein MDLNVTTLAGKDAGKLSLSDEIFGLDPRDDILARVIRWQLAARQQGTHVAKGRADIARTGAKMYKQKGTGRARHHSARAPQFRGGGKAHGPVMRSHAHDLPKKVRALGLKHALSAKAKSESLIVVDDLVLGEAKTKALVESFAALGLTNALMIGGAELDQNFKRAAANIPNIDVLPVQGINVYDILRRGTLVLSKAAVQALEERFK, from the coding sequence ATGGATCTCAATGTCACCACGCTCGCCGGCAAGGACGCCGGCAAGTTGTCGCTCTCGGATGAGATCTTCGGTCTCGACCCGCGCGACGACATCCTCGCCCGCGTCATCCGCTGGCAGCTCGCAGCGCGTCAGCAGGGCACGCACGTGGCCAAGGGCCGCGCCGACATCGCCCGCACCGGTGCGAAGATGTACAAGCAGAAGGGAACTGGCCGCGCCCGTCACCATTCGGCGCGCGCTCCGCAGTTCCGCGGCGGCGGCAAGGCCCACGGCCCGGTGATGCGCAGCCACGCTCACGACCTTCCCAAGAAGGTCCGCGCGCTCGGCCTCAAGCATGCGCTATCGGCCAAGGCGAAGTCGGAGAGCCTGATCGTCGTCGACGATCTGGTCCTCGGCGAGGCCAAGACCAAGGCGCTGGTGGAGAGCTTCGCGGCTCTCGGCCTGACGAACGCTCTGATGATCGGCGGCGCCGAACTCGATCAGAACTTCAAGCGGGCAGCCGCCAACATCCCGAACATCGACGTGCTGCCGGTCCAGGGCATCAACGTCTACGACATTCTGCGCCGCGGCACGCTGGTCCTCTCGAAGGCCGCCGTCCAGGCTCTCGAGGAGCGTTTCAAATGA